The proteins below are encoded in one region of Chitinispirillales bacterium ANBcel5:
- a CDS encoding TIGR02147 family protein, whose translation MEKTIFEYLDYREYLKDFYDWKKNKYSFYSYRLFSQKAGFKSPNFLKLVIDGKRNLTKESVFRFSKALNLNKSETDYFENIVFLNQCRSLDEKNAYLCKIMRHRVKCDPKKIEESQYEYYSQWYHPVIRELVTAVDFGDDFKRLASLVIPSITVSEAKRSVDLLLKLNYIRKNDHGNYEKISNTLTTGPQVRSVAVSNFHKSMIKLGSDAIERFPSKLRNISSLTLSVSEDTCSQVISKIETFRKELLDLAEADSEPSKVLQLNMQLFPLSDNFDKGGDR comes from the coding sequence ATGGAGAAAACTATATTCGAATATCTGGATTACCGGGAGTATCTAAAAGATTTCTATGACTGGAAGAAAAACAAGTACTCTTTTTACTCTTACAGACTTTTCTCCCAAAAGGCCGGTTTTAAATCACCTAACTTTCTAAAACTCGTAATTGATGGAAAAAGAAACTTAACCAAAGAAAGTGTTTTCAGATTCTCCAAAGCTCTTAATCTCAATAAAAGTGAAACTGATTACTTTGAAAACATTGTATTTTTGAATCAGTGTCGCTCACTTGATGAAAAAAATGCCTATCTTTGCAAAATTATGCGCCACAGAGTAAAATGCGATCCCAAAAAAATCGAAGAATCGCAATATGAATATTACTCCCAGTGGTATCATCCGGTGATACGGGAGCTTGTTACCGCTGTGGATTTTGGTGATGATTTCAAACGGCTCGCTTCACTCGTTATCCCCTCTATCACAGTATCAGAGGCAAAGAGGTCTGTTGATCTGTTGCTAAAACTTAATTATATCAGAAAAAATGATCATGGCAACTATGAGAAAATATCCAACACTTTAACCACCGGGCCTCAGGTAAGATCGGTCGCGGTGTCCAATTTTCACAAATCTATGATTAAGCTTGGTTCTGACGCTATTGAGCGTTTTCCTTCAAAGCTGAGAAATATCTCCTCTCTTACGCTTTCGGTTTCTGAGGATACCTGCTCGCAGGTAATCAGCAAGATTGAAACATTTAGAAAAGAGTTGCTGGATTTGGCAGAAGCAGATAGTGAACCTTCAAAAGTTTTGCAACTAAACATGCAGCTCTTTCCACTTTCGGATAACTTTGATAAAGGGGGGGACAGATGA
- a CDS encoding aldo/keto reductase: MSFTTIEMKSGHTIPVLGLGTWKLTGNSCFTTVMKALEIGYRHIDTAAAYGNEDQVGKALKKSGLKRSDLFITTKIWYDSLKYQDVLKQFDQSMQKLNCEYIDLLLIHWPNETIPLEETLEAFQKLVETAGVRSIGVSNFSLTKLKKAIGLSSLPLCTNQVEFHPFLNQKELLKYCKNNGVVLTAYCPIARGHVFKDPLLQSIAREKQINEAGLSLAYLMQKGMVVIPKASSASHLLQNYAAKEVSLSTKEIELIDTCNRDQRLVNPQWAEF; this comes from the coding sequence ATGAGTTTTACGACCATAGAAATGAAAAGTGGCCATACGATACCAGTTCTTGGACTGGGCACATGGAAACTGACAGGAAACAGCTGTTTTACCACCGTAATGAAAGCTCTTGAAATTGGGTACCGACACATAGACACTGCGGCAGCATACGGTAATGAAGATCAGGTGGGCAAAGCTTTGAAAAAATCGGGGCTTAAACGATCCGATCTTTTTATCACCACCAAAATCTGGTATGACAGCCTGAAGTACCAGGACGTACTTAAACAATTTGATCAGTCGATGCAGAAACTAAACTGTGAGTACATTGATTTGCTTCTTATACACTGGCCCAATGAAACGATTCCGCTTGAAGAGACTCTCGAAGCATTCCAAAAGCTGGTTGAAACTGCTGGGGTAAGAAGTATAGGAGTCAGTAATTTTTCCTTAACGAAGTTAAAAAAAGCAATTGGGCTGAGTAGCCTTCCACTCTGCACCAATCAGGTAGAGTTTCACCCCTTTCTTAACCAAAAGGAGCTTCTGAAGTACTGTAAAAATAACGGAGTGGTTCTCACGGCATATTGCCCCATTGCACGGGGGCACGTATTTAAAGATCCCCTGCTCCAGAGTATTGCACGTGAGAAACAAATCAATGAAGCTGGGCTCTCCCTTGCCTACCTAATGCAAAAGGGGATGGTGGTAATACCTAAAGCCTCTTCAGCTTCTCACCTTCTACAAAACTATGCAGCTAAAGAGGTGAGTCTGAGCACAAAAGAGATAGAACTAATCGATACCTGTAACAGAGATCAGAGGCTTGTGAATCCGCAGTGGGCTGAATTTTGA
- a CDS encoding FKBP-type peptidyl-prolyl cis-trans isomerase N-terminal domain-containing protein yields MKKKMCFLLLVMVLAGTVVSEDKSEVLHNYTDTLSYVLGRDVGSQLQEFGRDFNIDLFTMAVTQVLTGKESLLESKQRDSVRQVFAEQIKELEEKELETISERLREESVIYMSQNRRRRGVRATASGLQYIVLSHSEGKQPGPQDTVRAIYIGMLTDKTVIDRSLPDLAYIIDLDKTIPGLSEGIQMMSPGSSYRFFIPPDLAYGSNGIPPEVPPYSVIIFEVELVEILD; encoded by the coding sequence GTGAAAAAGAAGATGTGTTTTCTTTTGTTAGTAATGGTACTTGCAGGTACAGTTGTTTCTGAAGATAAAAGTGAAGTATTGCATAACTATACAGACACTCTTAGTTATGTACTTGGCAGGGATGTAGGATCACAGCTTCAGGAATTTGGAAGAGATTTCAATATCGATCTGTTTACCATGGCTGTTACACAGGTGCTTACCGGTAAAGAGTCTCTTTTGGAGTCGAAGCAGCGGGATTCTGTCCGGCAGGTATTTGCCGAGCAAATAAAGGAGCTTGAGGAAAAGGAGCTTGAAACGATAAGCGAGCGTCTTCGTGAAGAGAGTGTTATCTATATGTCTCAGAATCGAAGGCGAAGGGGAGTGAGAGCAACTGCAAGCGGTTTACAGTACATAGTTCTGAGCCACTCAGAAGGAAAACAGCCAGGTCCCCAAGACACCGTACGGGCAATATACATCGGGATGCTTACCGATAAAACGGTCATTGACCGTTCTCTTCCAGATCTGGCTTACATTATCGATCTTGACAAAACTATCCCCGGTCTTTCTGAAGGCATACAAATGATGAGCCCGGGGAGCAGTTACCGCTTTTTCATTCCCCCCGATCTTGCTTACGGCTCAAACGGTATTCCACCAGAGGTGCCACCCTATTCGGTGATAATTTTTGAAGTGGAACTGGTGGAGATTTTGGATTGA